In Jaculus jaculus isolate mJacJac1 chromosome 4, mJacJac1.mat.Y.cur, whole genome shotgun sequence, a single genomic region encodes these proteins:
- the LOC101605588 gene encoding PC-esterase domain-containing protein 1B-like — translation MPQLLAREVRQLLHNKFVVVLGDSVQRAVYKDLVLLLQRDCLLSSRQLKAKGEPSFERDVLLEGGRPHNGTRYREVRQFCTGHHLVRFYFLTRAYSRYVEGVLAQLRWGDYAPDLVVLNSCLWDLSRYRRDFRTSYPHDLQRLFARLHQVLPESCLVVWNTAMPVARVVTGGFLPPGDASGAAHLREDVMEANFYSSVEAARRGFDVLDLHFHFRHAGQHRLHDGVHWDRRVHRCLSQLLLAHVADAWGVLLPGRHPVGRWLRDVPPAAATVTEGRPGSARDGQAPHEPGDAREPAAPRSRTPPPPPARGRNRRSSSRGRNPPPPYSRDARPSPAPPVRRAAEYPADAGTVNPEQGPGPIRRASARHPQASPPYPPQRPREPPRLRGRPTAHRN, via the coding sequence atgccccagctgCTGGCTCGCGAAGTCCGTCAGCTGCTGCACAACAAGTTCGTGGTGGTGCTGGGCGACTCGGTGCAGCGCGCCGTGTACAaggacctggtgctgctgctgcagaGGGACTGCCTGCTGTCGTCCAGGCAGCTCAAGGCCAAGGGCGAGCCGAGCTTCGAGCGCGACGTGCTGCTGGAGGGCGGGCGGCCGCACAACGGCACGCGCTACCGCGAGGTGCGCCAGTTCTGCACCGGGCACCACCTGGTGCGCTTCTACTTCCTCACGCGCGCCTACTCGCGCTACGTGGAGGGCGTGCTGGCGCAGCTGCGCTGGGGCGACTACGCCCCGGACCTCGTGGTCCTGAACTCGTGCCTCTGGGACCTGTCCCGCTACCGACGCGACTTCCGGACGAGCTACCCGCACGACCTGCAGCGGCTCTTCGCGCGTCTGCACCAGGTGCTGCCCGAGTCCTGTCTCGTGGTGTGGAACACCGCCATGCCCGTGGCCCGGGTCGTCACCGGAGGCTTCCTCCCGCCGGGAGACGCGTCCGGGGCCGCGCACCTGCGGGAGGACGTGATGGAGGCCAACTTCTACAGCTCCGTGGAGGCGGCGCGGCGCGGCTTCGACGTGCTCGACCTGCACTTCCACTTCCGCCACGCGGGCCAGCACCGGCTGCACGACGGCGTGCACTGGGACCGGCGCGTGCACCGCTGCCTCTCGCAGCTGCTGCTGGCCCACGTGGCGGACGCCTGGGGCGTGCTCCTGCCCGGCCGCCACCCggtgggcagatggctcagggatGTCCCCCCCGCTGCTGCTACCGTGACCGAGGGACGCCCAGGTTCCGCGCGCGACGGCCAGGCCCCGCACGAACCGGGTGACGCACGAGAACCGGCTGCGCCCAGGTCCcggacgccgccgccgccgcctgctCGCGGCCGCAATCGGCGATCGTCTTCCCGGGGCCGAAACCCGCCTCCGCCCTATAGCCGAGACGCGCGTCCGTCTCCGGCCCCGCCCGTAAGGCGCGCGGCGGAGTATCCCGCAGACGCGGGCACCGTGAATCCCGAGCAGGGCCCGGGCCCCATCCGCAGGGCCTCGGCCCGCCACCCCCAGGCGTCGCCTCCGTACCCACCCCAGCGCCCCCGTGAGCCCCCCAGGTTGCGCGGAAGGCCCACTGCGCACCGCAACTGA